Proteins found in one Candidatus Gastranaerophilales bacterium genomic segment:
- a CDS encoding DUF308 domain-containing protein has protein sequence MNNIIENFSEKVLTFILIEGILFLLLGILDLVLPVFSTLALSMLISVIFIILGIAKFVNAVASFKYLHHVFLDMGIGILAIVIGSYLFMHPALNLMLLTIMVALYFILESASSFSFAIQVKNIFKYWWVNFFAAAIQLGLGVYIIAALPESSLWVLGILVGVSLVFTGVSLITIYSTSLGVKNTLRK, from the coding sequence ATGAATAACATAATAGAAAATTTCAGCGAAAAAGTTTTAACTTTTATTTTAATTGAAGGTATTTTATTTTTATTGTTGGGGATATTAGATTTGGTATTGCCGGTTTTCAGCACTTTGGCATTGTCTATGCTAATCAGTGTAATTTTTATAATCCTGGGTATAGCGAAGTTTGTGAACGCCGTAGCCTCTTTTAAATACCTGCACCATGTTTTTCTTGATATGGGGATAGGGATACTTGCCATAGTTATAGGCAGCTACTTATTTATGCACCCTGCGTTGAATTTAATGCTGCTGACAATTATGGTGGCGTTATATTTTATACTGGAGAGTGCAAGCTCTTTTTCTTTCGCTATTCAAGTCAAAAACATCTTTAAATACTGGTGGGTAAACTTCTTTGCAGCCGCGATACAGCTGGGGCTGGGAGTATACATAATCGCTGCACTGCCTGAATCTTCACTTTGGGTTTTAGGTATATTGGTCGGTGTAAGTTTGGTATTTACGGGTGTATCTTTAATAACAATCTACAGCACTTCTTTGGGGGTGAAAAACACCCTGCGGAAATAG